In Flavobacterium sp. N3904, one DNA window encodes the following:
- a CDS encoding acetyl-CoA carboxylase biotin carboxyl carrier protein subunit, producing MSASYSVKVNDAFLFDLDEENISQLDAVSVGLDKFHVLHQNTPYKAEVIASDFLNKKYAVKVNNNTYVIAISNPLDLLIKDMGFEVGKVKQVNFIKAPMPGLILEIGVEVGQIVKENDCLLILTAMKMENSFLSPRDGVIKSISVSVGDSVVKGDLLIEFE from the coding sequence ATGAGTGCTAGCTATAGTGTAAAAGTAAATGATGCTTTTTTATTTGATTTGGATGAAGAAAATATCTCACAACTGGATGCCGTGAGTGTGGGATTGGATAAATTTCACGTTTTGCATCAAAATACTCCCTATAAAGCGGAAGTAATCGCTTCCGATTTCCTTAATAAAAAATATGCGGTCAAAGTAAATAACAACACTTATGTGATTGCAATTTCGAATCCATTGGATCTTTTAATTAAAGATATGGGATTTGAAGTAGGCAAAGTGAAGCAAGTGAATTTTATAAAAGCACCTATGCCTGGATTAATTTTGGAAATTGGGGTTGAAGTAGGTCAAATCGTTAAAGAAAATGACTGTTTGTTGATTCTAACAGCAATGAAAATGGAAAATAGTTTTCTTTCTCCCAGAGATGGTGTAATTAAATCGATTTCGGTCTCAGTAGGTGATTCGGTTGTAAAAGGTGATTTGTTAATTGAATTTGAGTAA
- a CDS encoding AAA family ATPase, which produces MKIKNLSLKNIGPFLDAHLDFITDENQKPPVIIITGENGTGKTIVLDAIRGILLGTNDGHRGSLQRNIIRDENDFQIKSNLDFNNLNYTLISEEIDDFNKFQIKSDEIKSFYNVSNGFGGYEGNIWVASYWTSKTDNSKFKLDSLVSWNSKGYLNAAFTGVQSNVEVLKLITAFDYYRSSDNPKEKEEGEFLYSIIKKIFKLGLFDGELKYVERKTNMPIVSQNGFDVSFDKLSSGNLYLIQRMISLLGQMYSVYELNHLKLEELLLTPGLLLIDEAENHLHPKWQKTFLNSILNVFPNLQIIITTHSPFIVSSVENSKVFVCKSEKDHSIIVDETDVYSNKPIEEILQSEVFNTNPFNAEISELMNKRKIAIESKDFVKKEEIEEKLKAINPEYFSYFDIDKLIKSISK; this is translated from the coding sequence ATGAAAATTAAAAATCTTTCTCTTAAAAATATAGGCCCCTTTTTGGATGCTCATCTTGATTTTATTACAGATGAAAATCAAAAACCTCCTGTTATTATCATTACAGGCGAGAATGGAACAGGGAAAACAATTGTTTTGGATGCTATTAGAGGAATTTTGCTAGGAACAAATGATGGACATAGGGGAAGTTTACAAAGGAATATTATTAGAGATGAAAATGATTTTCAAATTAAGTCAAATTTAGATTTCAATAATTTAAATTATACATTAATTAGTGAAGAAATAGATGATTTTAATAAATTTCAAATCAAATCTGATGAAATCAAATCATTTTATAATGTCTCTAATGGTTTTGGAGGGTATGAAGGAAACATTTGGGTAGCTAGTTATTGGACGTCAAAAACTGACAACTCAAAATTTAAATTAGATTCTTTAGTTTCTTGGAATTCTAAAGGTTATTTGAACGCTGCTTTTACTGGTGTTCAATCTAATGTTGAAGTATTGAAGTTGATAACCGCATTTGACTATTATAGATCTAGTGATAATCCAAAGGAAAAAGAAGAAGGAGAGTTTTTATATTCAATTATAAAAAAAATATTTAAACTTGGACTTTTTGATGGCGAGTTGAAATATGTGGAAAGAAAAACCAATATGCCAATTGTTTCTCAAAATGGCTTTGATGTTTCGTTTGATAAATTGAGTAGCGGAAATTTATATTTGATTCAAAGAATGATTTCTCTTTTAGGACAAATGTATTCTGTATATGAATTGAATCATTTAAAATTGGAAGAATTACTTTTGACTCCAGGGTTATTGTTAATTGATGAAGCTGAAAATCATTTGCATCCTAAATGGCAAAAAACGTTTTTAAATTCTATTTTAAATGTTTTTCCAAATCTACAAATTATTATAACCACACATTCTCCATTTATTGTTTCATCGGTTGAAAATTCAAAAGTTTTTGTGTGTAAATCAGAAAAAGACCATTCAATAATTGTTGATGAAACAGATGTTTATTCCAATAAGCCAATAGAAGAAATTTTACAATCGGAGGTCTTTAATACAAATCCTTTTAATGCCGAAATTTCAGAATTAATGAACAAGAGAAAAATTGCTATTGAAAGTAAAGATTTTGTTAAGAAAGAAGAGATAGAAGAAAAATTGAAAGCAATCAATCCTGAATATTTCTCCTATTTTGATATAGATAAACTCATTAAAAGTATTTCAAAATAG
- a CDS encoding acetyl/propionyl/methylcrotonyl-CoA carboxylase subunit alpha — protein MKKILVANRGEIAIRVMKTAKKMGIKTVAVYSTIDRNAPHVKFADEAVWIGESPSNQSYLLGSKIIEVAKALNVDAIHPGYGFLSENADFAQEAERNGIIFIGPKAKAIEIMGSKLAAKDAVMKYNIPMVPGVDHAIIDIDEAKRTATTIGFPILIKASAGGGGKGMRVVEKESDFESQMNRAISEAIAAFGDGSVFIEKYVASSRHIEIQIMADSHGNVLYLFERECSIQRRHQKVIEEAPSCVLSPETRKKMGEAAVLVAKSCDYLGAGTVEFLYDENDNFYFLEMNTRLQVEHPVTELISGVDLVEMQIRVARGEALAIKQEDLEIKGHAVELRVYAEDPMNDFLPSVGHLDVYQLPVGEGIRVDNGFEQGMDIPIYYDPMLAKLITYGETREEAIQLMVKAIDGYKIEGVQTTLPFGKFVFEHEAFLSGHFDTNFVKKFYNADMLKNVMEQEAEIAALVAMKQYFEDQKVLRLPN, from the coding sequence ATGAAAAAAATATTAGTTGCCAATAGAGGAGAAATTGCCATTAGAGTAATGAAAACGGCTAAAAAAATGGGCATAAAAACAGTTGCGGTGTATTCGACAATTGATAGAAATGCACCTCATGTAAAATTCGCCGATGAAGCAGTTTGGATAGGAGAATCTCCATCAAATCAATCGTATTTGTTAGGAAGTAAAATTATTGAGGTTGCCAAAGCCTTGAATGTAGATGCCATTCATCCCGGTTATGGTTTTTTGAGTGAAAACGCCGATTTTGCTCAAGAAGCAGAGCGAAATGGAATCATATTTATTGGCCCAAAAGCAAAGGCTATTGAAATTATGGGAAGTAAACTTGCTGCGAAAGATGCAGTAATGAAATACAATATCCCGATGGTTCCAGGAGTAGATCACGCGATTATTGATATAGATGAGGCCAAAAGAACGGCAACAACAATTGGTTTTCCTATTTTGATAAAAGCATCAGCAGGTGGAGGCGGAAAAGGAATGCGTGTGGTCGAAAAAGAAAGTGATTTTGAATCCCAAATGAATCGTGCCATAAGTGAAGCAATTGCTGCTTTTGGTGACGGATCTGTTTTTATTGAAAAATATGTGGCCTCTTCCAGACATATCGAAATTCAGATTATGGCAGACAGTCACGGAAATGTATTATACTTGTTTGAAAGAGAATGTAGTATTCAGCGGCGTCATCAAAAAGTAATTGAAGAAGCTCCTTCTTGTGTATTAAGTCCTGAAACCCGAAAAAAAATGGGAGAAGCAGCGGTTTTGGTTGCTAAATCTTGTGATTATTTAGGGGCTGGAACAGTGGAATTTTTATACGATGAAAATGACAATTTTTATTTCCTGGAGATGAATACCCGTTTGCAAGTAGAGCACCCTGTTACCGAATTGATTTCGGGTGTTGACTTGGTCGAAATGCAAATTCGTGTAGCTCGAGGAGAAGCATTAGCCATCAAACAAGAAGATCTCGAAATAAAAGGCCATGCTGTAGAATTGCGTGTGTATGCAGAGGATCCGATGAACGATTTTTTGCCAAGTGTTGGGCATTTGGATGTGTATCAGTTACCAGTTGGCGAAGGGATTCGAGTAGATAATGGTTTTGAACAAGGAATGGATATTCCCATTTATTACGACCCGATGTTGGCTAAACTAATAACATACGGAGAAACCCGTGAAGAAGCTATTCAGTTGATGGTAAAAGCCATTGATGGATATAAAATTGAAGGAGTGCAAACCACTTTACCTTTTGGGAAATTTGTTTTTGAGCATGAAGCGTTCCTGTCTGGTCATTTTGACACCAATTTTGTAAAGAAATTTTACAATGCAGATATGTTGAAAAATGTAATGGAACAAGAAGCAGAAATCGCTGCTTTGGTGGCTATGAAACAGTATTTTGAAGATCAAAAAGTATTGCGTTTGCCAAATTAA
- a CDS encoding B12-binding domain-containing radical SAM protein → MKTKLFLITPPFTQLNTPYPATAYIKGFLNTKNIESVQADLGIEVILKLFSKNGLISLFQTLNHQPSTDNSKRILALQDEYIKTIDSVIAFLQGKNPTLALQICQEDFLPEASRFAQLEELDWAFGSMGTQDKAKHLATLYLEDISDFIVECVDENFGFSRYAERLGRSANSFDELYDALQQESTYIDNILLSILKERIETIEPTLFLISVPFPGNLYSAFRSAQWVKKHYPNIKISMGGGFPNTELRSLSDARVFEFFDYITLDDGETPIEELINAVTSSVSSRAESRDEKQYKRTFLLEDEKVVYKNNSTQHDYKQSQVGTPDYSDLLLDKYISVIEIVNPMHRLWSDGRWNKLTMAHGCYWGKCTFCDISLDYIKVYEPVAASLLCDRMEELIAQTGENGFHYVDEAAPPALMRALALEILRRKLVVTWWTNIRFEKSFTQDLCLLLKASGCIAVSGGLEVASDRLLKLIDKGVTVEQVAKVTRNFTEAGVMVHAYLMYGYPTQTVQETVDSLEMVRQLFEAGVLQSGFWHQFAMTAHSPVGMFPEQFGAVKETEVIGTFANNDINFVDSTGIDHDKFSFGLKKSLFNFMHGICFDYELQDWFDFKIPKTKIGADFIFDALQEETNFNIKPTAKIVWLGGKPSIETFTKSKKGNSWEMMMLTFHDKKESFSIQTNKIEGEWLVEMLKKISVSNTKTYSFQQVKTDFELQLEDFELFWYSKPVNTLREFGLLVL, encoded by the coding sequence TTGAAAACTAAACTTTTCCTCATCACGCCACCGTTTACCCAACTGAATACGCCTTATCCAGCAACGGCTTATATAAAAGGGTTTCTGAATACCAAAAATATAGAATCGGTTCAGGCGGATTTGGGGATTGAAGTGATTTTGAAATTGTTTTCGAAAAATGGACTGATTTCGTTATTTCAAACTCTCAACCATCAACCATCAACCGACAACTCCAAACGAATTCTCGCTTTACAAGACGAATACATCAAAACCATCGATTCGGTTATTGCTTTTTTGCAGGGGAAGAATCCAACTTTGGCACTCCAGATTTGTCAGGAGGATTTCCTGCCCGAAGCTTCACGATTTGCACAATTGGAAGAACTCGATTGGGCTTTTGGATCGATGGGAACACAGGACAAAGCCAAGCATTTGGCGACTTTATACCTCGAAGATATCTCCGACTTTATTGTGGAATGTGTCGATGAAAATTTTGGTTTCAGCCGGTATGCAGAAAGACTGGGACGAAGCGCCAATTCTTTCGATGAATTGTATGATGCTTTGCAACAGGAATCTACCTATATCGATAACATTTTGCTGTCGATTTTAAAGGAAAGAATAGAAACCATTGAGCCGACACTATTTTTGATTTCGGTTCCGTTTCCTGGGAATTTATATTCGGCTTTTCGCTCTGCTCAATGGGTGAAAAAACATTATCCAAATATCAAGATTTCGATGGGTGGCGGTTTTCCAAATACCGAATTGCGTTCACTTTCGGATGCACGAGTTTTTGAGTTTTTTGATTATATTACTTTGGACGATGGTGAAACGCCAATTGAGGAACTTATAAATGCTGTCACCTCGAGCGTGTCATCCCGAGCGGAGTCGAGGGACGAGAAGCAGTACAAGCGAACTTTTCTGCTAGAAGACGAAAAAGTGGTTTATAAAAATAATTCCACTCAACACGATTACAAACAATCCCAAGTTGGAACACCTGATTATTCGGATTTGCTTTTGGATAAATACATTTCGGTTATCGAAATCGTGAATCCAATGCACCGTTTGTGGAGTGATGGACGCTGGAATAAACTCACAATGGCGCATGGTTGTTATTGGGGGAAATGTACGTTTTGTGATATTTCTTTAGATTATATAAAGGTGTACGAACCCGTTGCGGCGAGTTTGTTGTGTGACAGAATGGAGGAATTGATTGCCCAAACGGGAGAAAATGGGTTTCATTATGTTGATGAAGCCGCGCCACCGGCTTTGATGCGTGCTTTGGCACTCGAAATTCTTCGGCGAAAACTAGTGGTAACGTGGTGGACAAACATTCGATTCGAAAAAAGTTTTACACAAGATTTGTGTTTGTTGCTCAAAGCGTCGGGCTGTATTGCAGTTTCGGGAGGGCTTGAAGTCGCTTCGGACAGATTGTTAAAATTGATTGACAAAGGGGTAACCGTAGAGCAAGTGGCCAAAGTTACTCGTAATTTTACTGAAGCTGGCGTAATGGTTCATGCCTATTTGATGTACGGTTACCCGACGCAAACGGTTCAAGAAACGGTGGACAGCCTCGAAATGGTGCGTCAACTATTTGAAGCAGGCGTTTTGCAATCAGGGTTTTGGCATCAGTTCGCGATGACGGCACACAGTCCGGTAGGAATGTTTCCGGAGCAATTTGGAGCCGTAAAAGAAACAGAAGTCATTGGAACTTTTGCCAATAACGATATTAATTTTGTTGATTCAACGGGAATCGATCACGATAAATTTAGTTTTGGACTCAAGAAATCTTTGTTCAACTTTATGCACGGCATTTGTTTTGACTATGAGTTGCAGGATTGGTTCGATTTCAAAATTCCGAAGACGAAAATTGGTGCTGATTTTATTTTTGATGCGCTGCAGGAAGAAACCAATTTCAATATCAAACCTACTGCCAAAATTGTTTGGCTGGGAGGAAAGCCATCCATTGAAACCTTTACCAAATCCAAAAAAGGAAATTCTTGGGAGATGATGATGCTTACTTTTCACGACAAAAAGGAAAGTTTCAGTATTCAGACCAATAAAATTGAAGGCGAATGGCTGGTTGAAATGCTTAAGAAGATCTCGGTTTCAAATACTAAAACCTATTCTTTTCAGCAAGTAAAAACCGATTTTGAACTGCAACTGGAAGATTTTGAGTTGTTTTGGTATTCAAAACCTGTGAATACTTTGAGAGAATTTGGGTTGTTGGTATTGTAG